The DNA region CCGAATATATGAAGCGGGTCCCTCACAACCAATACGATTGGCGAACCACGCCCGATCCGATTAGGCCCGATCATCGTATGGCGCCGACGAATGATTACAAACCCAGGATCCCGACTAAAAGCCCGGGGCTTAAAATAACTAATAAGACTTGGATGAGGAAACCGGTGTACCATTTAGGGTTCGCTTGTGGTCCGGAGAAGGAAAAAATTATGATGAATTATTGAATCAAGTGAACGTTTAGGTTTATCGAAATTGTTAGTGGTGTCTTTTTTAAATTGTCTATAGTGAGTGTCTTGTTATAATTTAGCGAattattaaaattgtgaaagttttattttaattgtagttttaATTCTCAATTAAGACGAGACGTgagcgtgcgctaaaatgttggagccgcgcacacgcacacgtcacgcaagcggtgcgCCGTCTCTCGGATCTGTATAGGTACTACaacgcacgcgcacgtcacgcacacgcagctgGTGTGCACAGACCTtaggctaactttgcaccgtCTTAAACAGAACAATGTGAGAGAGCGTCTTTATTAAACGTCATATTATTttcactttgtcattgcaaatgcaatgcagagttatcttggtccgacttttttttattttattgtattgcgAATGAAAAATGTCTTGTTGTAATATTGACTTATgtttattcaataacacttaatttattatcattttgttCTGAAATTGCATAGGTCTCCTAATCTGCTAAGAACTTAgtcaatttgatattatcaCGGAATTTATGAGAGCTTGACATCAAGTTTTTCGGATTGTTTTTCATTCTGCAAATATTTCAAATCTTCAATGACGAATCTGCAACAAAAGATGACTTAGAGCAATGTAGTTTAAACTGCCTATTACTTACTACAGAGGGCGCTTTGGGGAAAGAGTCCAGATAGGATGTTCTGTGTAGGCTATTCCGTTAGTCTTGAGTGACGTCACACTCATATTGTCATCCCCTCGGCCTCGTCTCTATTTGCAGGACGATTATCTTTAAAGTAGCTCATCAAATGTTGCAGTTACTGTCCGTGTCAGCCAGCGGTCGGCAtacttttagcagccaagggccagaAATAGTTGTTAACGAAGTTGaagcgggccgcactttgttaatatttgtgactttatcgGACATTGTCATTTTTCAacgttacatacaaaatagccaggggggctcgcgggccgcaagttaGAGGCCCGCCTGTTGCCTACCGCTGTTGGtgtaagctaactctgcaccggcTATGAATACTTATATCAAAGTGAGAGAGTgtcattaatgttattataaacgtcatattttcataaaaaattacTTTTATAATGACATTGCCACACCTTGTCATTGCAGAGTTAGCTCGGTCCGACTCTACTTTCAAGAGGTACTAGTCGAAGAAAAAGGTAGGAATTACCTACAGGAATTACAGATATAATATtacgtaataatattttatatcaaCGAAATAGCCTCCACGAAACATCCAGTTTGAATGTAACCTCCTTGGACTGTATTCACAATTGACAGACATACCTGTAGAACAGTAGAGGCAGCGGCGCCGTAGCCAAGTGCCACAGGGCGTGCGCGTCCCAGCCGGCCCTCGGCGGGAACTCCAGCAGCTCCAGGCCCAGCGCGGCGCCCGACCACGCGCAGAACAGCAGCACGAGGCGCGCGTGCCGGCGACCGCGGAGCAGCTGTATGCACGCCCAGAGCGTCCAGAGCAGGCCGCCTGACACACCTGTCATATTTACTACTTTAGACTGACCAGTGAAACGTTTCACAAGCTCGTTATAGTTTTTTATTCTATATCTATGTTGTTATATAGCAACAATTTTTCCTGTCATTCAAGCCGTCATTTCgtagtaattttattgcaagGTAAAGCTATATTATACTTATCTTATCACATATTACTAAGCTTTCGCTGTCCATCCgtttgtctgtctatctgtcctgTGTCTGCCAGCGGACGTTATCTCAAGAATCGTAATACATAAATCTTACCTTATGTAAGTTAAAATGTTGACAACATTAAGCTACGACAACAAGGCTATGGCCCGGTCATCACTCTTTAACGCTTTTCTAGGCATACTACGATTTACCGACCACATACCcgccaatagaatttcaacctTAGGAACCCGATTTAAGGTACAAATTAGATTTAAGCTACAAGTCTTAAAAAGAATTATCAAAGATGGATTAATTGGCATGTACTTATTTGGATATTTTGGAAAGACGTTGTAGATTAAGTGTGGCCTAGAAAAGGGATACTTACTTGAACAAACTATGAACTCACCACAAACAACGTTGACTAGCATGTTGTACCCGTAGTCGATACGGCCCGCGTAGAGGTAGCGCACGTGCATGGCGTAATAGCAAAACAGCATAAGCAGCAACGTCAGCGGACCCTGCTTCTTGCGCCCGTGGAACACTCTGGAATACGAAATCAGATATCATTCCGAttataaagccgaccactgactaacagtccgccggacgatatcgacccgtcagttgttcggagctgtcaaatttttgttctaattgacaggccgatatcgtccggcggcctgttagtcattGGTCGGCTTTACATTCTTcagcgttttgaatacataataaCCAATCGTTTTTTACATGAagtcgagttcacaaacatctttacaagaCAACGTCCCAAAACTGACACTGACCATGAGgccgtgtaaatatatttttggaatctTGGCTTGTAAAGATATTTGTTAACTCGACTGTACATAATATCGATCTGGCATTGATTCCGACATTACGACGTTATCCGCGACCACAAGCGGTGAAGCCTACGTCGAAATAAAGGGCACCATATAAATGGAACTTAATTCTAACTGCATTCTAAACCTGAAGTAGATGGCAGTGCAAGGCACCAGATGTTTTAGAAATCTGTTTGTCTAACATTAGCTCGACAACAGTTACCGTCGACTACGCGTGTCGTATTCGTTTGTCTGTGTCCAAACTCACAGTTACCGTCGACTACGCGTGTCGTATTCGTTTGTCTGTGCCCAAACTCACAGTTACCGTCGACTACGCGTGTCGTATTCGTTTGTCTGTGCCCAAACTCACAGTTACCGTCGACTACGCGTGTCGTATTCGTTTGTCTGTGCCCAAACTCACAGTTACCGTCGACTACGCGTGTCGTATTCGTTTGTCTGTGCCCAAACTCACAGGTACCGTCGACTACGCGTGTCGTATTCGTTTGTCTGTGCCCAAACTCACAGTTACCGTCGACTACGCGTGTCGTATTCGTTTGTCTGTGCCCAAACTCACAGTTACCGTCGACTACGCGTGTCGTATTCGTTTGTCTATGTCCAAACTCACAGTTACCGTCGACTACGCGTGTCGTATTCGTTTGTTTGTGCCCAAACTCACAGTTACCGTCGACTACGCGTGTCGTATTCGTTTGTCTGTGCCCAAACTCACAGTTACCGTCGACTACGCGTGTCGTATTCGTTTGTCTGTGCCCAAACTCACAGTTACCGTCGACTACGCGTGTCGTATTCGTTTGTCTGTGCCCAAACTCACAGTTACCGTCGACTACGCGTGTCGTATTCGTTTGTCTGTGCCCAGACTCACCTGACGACAGCGGCGGCCAACAGCGCCATGACCATAGACAAGGCACACGCGTAGTCCATAAATTCTGTGAACAGCGTGTCGCGAGTGTGGAAGATTATTGACCACATCCACGCGTTCTCGCACACCTAGAACAAAGGTAATGTTGATTAGGGAGACTGAGGTTTAGAAAGACTACTGACATTTGGGAATTCCCCAGGAGACCTTAGATtgtaaactttttaattatttattaattgaaTACATACTACAATCCGACAAAGGTAACTCTGCAAgccatttgcaatgacaaagtgcaACAATGTCATTGATTGTATTCCAAATTTAACCTTATTCCATTGCATTAAAGTGCAATTGCTGTGACACAATAATTATACTCACCAAGGCAAACCCATGCCAGAAAGGCAGCAGTGGTGTACTCTTCACTGAGAACTGTGTTGCCAGCTCATAATGCATGTATAGATGACCAGCGAGGTTTAGCAGGGATGCGAATGCTGAGGCTGGCTCCTGCACACCTAGTAGGCGGGTGAATGGCCACTGTAATGcagagtagtttttttttatttgaaataatggcttctcttttttttcttttttttatttaaaactaagCTGACAGATGCCCTTCAACATGCACTATCCCAGAAATGGAAATGGGCAGGACATTTGGCGAGATACCGAGACAAGAGATGGACTCTCCATGCAACCAGATGGCCAGGCCCCACGGGAAAAAGAAAGGCAGGAAAACCACGAAAAAGATGGGCTGACGACATTGTGGAGGCAGCGGGAAGGGACTGGATGGATACCGCACAAAATAGATTAAAATGGCAAagcttggaggaggcctttacccaaacAGGGACcacaaaaaattaaagaaatatatatagtttgaaaggaaaaaatgtaaattgTGGAAAAGAAAAggctatataatataataattataataatggcTTCTCAGCTTCCAGAGATGCAGAGTAGTTAGTCTACAGAGTTAATTATTTAACAAGTgtaaatctaaaaatataaaaaattgccataaaACACAAAGTAAATCACAACCCTGTGTCTTGAACTGGAAAACCCAGCCTTTTTAAAGACTATAATTTTACATATTAAAGTTTATATCGTTATGATTATTGATTATTTATGAATCTACTTACTTTCCCATGAAATTTGGGGTAGTCATAGCCTCTCTCTACAAATGCATCTACCGTCCGCCACATGCAGTGGTAGCGGCACTCGTCCTGGCAGCCCCACTGTAGCAACCAGCTCCAGAAACCCTGCTGCTTGGTGGCTTCATTCGTAAAATTATCATCTGAAATTTGAAATTACAGCTAGTCATACATTTAAGGTTTTTATTAGGTCTAGGGGTCTAccgtgatataatttcattgtttttaccttaaattctgaCGCACAAACGCGACGCTTATGTGTACAAAACCCGAgattttaaagtgttatatacatttaaggtatttaaACTAATGTCAGTCTTTTTATGGTTAGTGGATATCTATATAGAAAGAAACTGCTACTTTTTAATTGCAAAATGAGTGGGTTTTCCATGCTATAAGGAAAATGCATAAATATCTAGCAAATATAGGATAATTATTACAGCAGACCATAAGATCATATTAAAATTCAAACTTACCTTGTGTACAGTTGGTATTCTTGCACCTTTTAACACAGGTTTGGTAAAACGGTGAGCGGTCACCGTCGCTTGCCAGAACTAAGCCGACATTTAAAGAGATGAATGAAATTGCTAGTAGAGTAAGTTTAGCCCTCATTTTCTAAAGAATTCATTTATATAACGTTACATTTTCATTGCCTGATTTCTTATTACACCGGCACCGCTATTgacgtatttatttttattatttattatggtaTTCCTTTCCTAATCTCACAAAAAATGACATTGACaaataaatgtcaaaaacagCTGAGTTTATTATTGCCATGTACAAACGTTTTACTTTACAGCACGACTAATTTCAGACGTCTAATCTACTGtcttaaataactttttttatttaagattgGCAATGGTGTCCACCAGATGtcaaaaaagtaaataaattataacctATAATACCTTGTAAACGAGATTATTTATTTTGCATAAGATTCAAAATGGTGTTTATACTTAGGCCATTACTGGCCAAGGAAATTAAACGACCACGCAATTATCTCCGCAGTCGATTCGTCGACTCTATAAGGCTTCATGTGAAAGGCGGCACTGGCGGCACCGGC from Cydia fagiglandana chromosome 6, ilCydFagi1.1, whole genome shotgun sequence includes:
- the LOC134665544 gene encoding post-GPI attachment to proteins factor 3; the encoded protein is MRAKLTLLAISFISLNVGLVLASDGDRSPFYQTCVKRCKNTNCTQDDNFTNEATKQQGFWSWLLQWGCQDECRYHCMWRTVDAFVERGYDYPKFHGKWPFTRLLGVQEPASAFASLLNLAGHLYMHYELATQFSVKSTPLLPFWHGFALVCENAWMWSIIFHTRDTLFTEFMDYACALSMVMALLAAAVVRVFHGRKKQGPLTLLLMLFCYYAMHVRYLYAGRIDYGYNMLVNVVCGVSGGLLWTLWACIQLLRGRRHARLVLLFCAWSGAALGLELLEFPPRAGWDAHALWHLATAPLPLLFYRFVIEDLKYLQNEKQSEKLDVKLS